In Candidatus Epulonipiscium viviparus, one DNA window encodes the following:
- a CDS encoding Mbeg1-like protein — translation MTSETVSEEKNEVLKNVLNVAEDAFITGGKLVTETFGIVKKKVADAWDVESANPEEEALLAGEAVEDTVTSAELEQIRADILLLAEVAIEKNELLLEEGQAGKAVLVEDNTLAALSDMEVAAINARMGYASVEELADWRVVDYFTERTDDTEDAKFGGFTYAVFELADNIVIAFRGSVGSAINTPLGKGDWYNNMVTYPYGIDPGGIWAENAIKELYRTLDWEGKNVYVTGHSRGGMLAQRAAAAMVEFPEFESQLVSINYFNGMGIIFNYAEFPVLETSIHNNEVKDDLASIAEKVNRHVMFRMKDGEIENDMTSKLGSHVKEANFIPYKSLDSENFAYEDLTVEDMALMPSSIYKIHFMKNYIADLRMPYRK, via the coding sequence GTGACATCGGAAACTGTATCGGAGGAGAAAAATGAGGTATTAAAAAATGTATTGAATGTTGCCGAAGATGCATTTATAACAGGGGGAAAGTTGGTTACAGAGACTTTCGGTATTGTGAAGAAAAAGGTCGCGGATGCATGGGATGTTGAGTCGGCTAATCCAGAGGAAGAGGCGTTGCTTGCTGGTGAAGCTGTTGAGGATACAGTTACTTCGGCAGAGTTAGAACAAATAAGAGCAGATATATTATTACTGGCTGAGGTTGCTATAGAAAAGAATGAGTTATTGTTGGAGGAAGGGCAAGCGGGGAAAGCTGTGTTGGTAGAGGACAACACGTTGGCGGCGTTGTCGGATATGGAAGTGGCGGCGATTAATGCCAGAATGGGTTATGCTTCTGTGGAAGAGCTGGCTGATTGGAGAGTAGTGGATTATTTTACTGAAAGAACTGATGATACAGAAGATGCCAAGTTTGGTGGATTTACATATGCTGTTTTTGAGCTGGCAGATAACATCGTGATTGCGTTTAGGGGGTCTGTGGGAAGTGCGATAAATACGCCGTTGGGAAAAGGCGATTGGTATAACAATATGGTGACTTATCCGTATGGTATAGATCCTGGAGGAATTTGGGCCGAGAATGCGATAAAAGAACTTTATAGAACATTGGATTGGGAAGGAAAAAATGTTTACGTCACAGGACATTCGAGAGGCGGAATGTTGGCGCAACGAGCGGCAGCTGCGATGGTTGAGTTTCCCGAATTTGAGTCGCAGTTGGTATCGATAAACTATTTTAATGGAATGGGAATAATTTTTAATTATGCGGAATTTCCTGTGTTGGAGACGAGTATACACAACAATGAAGTAAAAGACGATTTGGCATCGATAGCAGAAAAGGTTAATCGTCATGTTATGTTTAGAATGAAAGATGGAGAAATCGAAAACGATATGACATCAAAGTTAGGATCACATGTGAAAGAAGCAAATTTTATACCGTATAAGTCGTTGGATAGCGAAAATTTTGCATATGAAGATTTGACGGTAGAAGATATGGCGCTGATGCCGTCGAGTATATATAAGATTCACTTTATGAAAAATTATATTGCAGATTTGAGAATGCCATATCGAAAGTAA